A window from Magnetospirillum sp. 15-1 encodes these proteins:
- a CDS encoding DUF1850 domain-containing protein: MSGLCMVVAAGLAVVTPSDSFALAWTHSVEKVEWREEWRIESGRLILHEASVMGSGAGMEPPPQAVLRNGRWVWHPGMAMEEIVLARSDFTADWRLCVGGTCRPLEKQEGQTRLRACP, encoded by the coding sequence ATGAGCGGGCTGTGCATGGTGGTGGCAGCCGGCCTGGCGGTGGTGACGCCGTCCGACTCCTTCGCCCTGGCCTGGACCCACTCGGTGGAAAAGGTGGAGTGGCGCGAGGAGTGGCGGATTGAATCCGGTCGCCTGATCCTGCACGAGGCTTCGGTCATGGGCAGCGGCGCCGGCATGGAACCGCCGCCCCAGGCCGTCCTTCGTAACGGGCGATGGGTGTGGCATCCGGGGATGGCGATGGAAGAGATCGTCCTGGCCCGCTCGGACTTCACCGCCGACTGGCGGCTGTGCGTCGGGGGCACCTGCCGGCCCCTGGAAAAGCAAGAGGGGCAGACCCGCCTGCGGGCCTGCCCCTGA
- a CDS encoding TRAP transporter permease: MSQHEESGVDPAGIDTKGEVFGHGVESRGLFWIAIAFSAFQIVTAAYSPLSSLPVRSIHVGFLLLMVFALYAAMGRGNPVRVVTAWALGGLSFALSLYHLIYEGDLVQRSGDPSTTDLVVGTIMVALVFEAARRLMGWALPLLCLVFVAYAAFGEVLPSPLGHRGYGFDQIVNQYFLGTEGIFGIPCYVSATYIFLFILFGSFLEQAGMIRLFTDVALGTVGHTKGGPAKVAVVTSGLMGTINGSGIANVVTTGQLTIPLMKRFGYRAEFAGAVEATASMGGQIMPPVMGAVAFIMAETLNISYAEVCKAAAIPALLYYASAIWMVHLEAGIAGLHGMPKDQCPSALKALKRQWFLMVPLAALVYLLLAGFTPMFSGTVGLALTAIVILGSSIAANIGGMAGRMVFWAVLGVASSAFFKLGINVVVGIVAALIAINFFVRGGRETMRMTVRGLVEGARSAVPVGVACTLVGTIIGTMTLTGIAGSFTQGLVSMSGGSLFLTLVLTMIASLILGMGIPTIPTYIITSSLVAPMLFKMGVPLVVSHMYVFYFGILADLTPPVGLAAFAAASIARAQFFTTGWWAVRVAMAGFVVPFMAVYDPSLMMVSGSLFDTAYVVIKAMLAIGLWGAATIGFLWAPMPLWERGVAVAAAFLLVAAVPWTDQAGFALSAVFIAWHWMRARRVASLGA; the protein is encoded by the coding sequence ATGAGTCAGCATGAAGAGAGCGGTGTCGATCCCGCCGGGATCGACACCAAGGGCGAGGTCTTCGGCCATGGCGTCGAATCTCGGGGCCTGTTCTGGATCGCCATCGCCTTTTCCGCCTTCCAGATCGTCACGGCCGCCTATTCGCCGCTGTCCAGCCTGCCGGTGCGCTCCATCCACGTGGGCTTCCTGCTGCTGATGGTCTTCGCCCTTTACGCCGCCATGGGACGGGGCAATCCGGTCAGGGTGGTGACGGCCTGGGCGCTGGGCGGGTTGTCCTTCGCCCTGTCGCTCTATCATCTGATCTACGAGGGCGATCTGGTGCAGCGCTCCGGCGATCCCTCGACCACCGACCTGGTGGTGGGGACCATCATGGTGGCGCTGGTGTTCGAGGCGGCCCGGCGCCTGATGGGCTGGGCTCTGCCGCTGCTCTGTCTGGTCTTCGTCGCCTATGCGGCGTTCGGCGAGGTGCTGCCCTCGCCGCTCGGCCATCGCGGCTATGGCTTCGACCAGATCGTCAATCAGTACTTCCTGGGGACCGAAGGTATCTTCGGCATCCCCTGCTACGTCTCGGCCACCTACATCTTCCTGTTCATCCTGTTCGGCAGCTTCCTCGAACAGGCGGGGATGATCCGCCTGTTCACCGACGTGGCGCTGGGCACCGTCGGCCACACCAAGGGCGGTCCCGCCAAGGTGGCGGTGGTGACCTCGGGCCTGATGGGCACCATCAACGGCTCGGGCATCGCCAACGTGGTGACCACCGGGCAATTGACCATTCCGCTGATGAAGCGTTTCGGCTATCGCGCCGAGTTCGCCGGCGCCGTCGAGGCCACCGCCAGCATGGGCGGCCAGATCATGCCCCCCGTGATGGGTGCCGTGGCCTTCATCATGGCCGAGACGCTGAACATCTCGTACGCCGAGGTGTGCAAGGCGGCGGCCATTCCGGCCCTGCTCTACTATGCCTCGGCGATCTGGATGGTGCATCTCGAGGCGGGCATCGCCGGGCTGCACGGCATGCCCAAGGACCAGTGTCCCAGCGCGCTGAAGGCGTTGAAACGCCAGTGGTTCCTGATGGTGCCGCTGGCCGCCCTGGTCTATCTGCTGCTGGCTGGCTTCACCCCCATGTTCTCGGGCACCGTGGGTCTGGCGCTGACCGCCATCGTCATCCTCGGCTCGTCCATCGCCGCCAATATCGGCGGCATGGCGGGCCGCATGGTGTTCTGGGCGGTGCTGGGCGTGGCGTCGTCGGCCTTCTTCAAGCTGGGCATCAACGTGGTGGTGGGCATCGTCGCCGCCCTGATCGCCATCAACTTCTTCGTCCGCGGTGGGCGCGAGACCATGCGCATGACCGTGCGCGGTCTGGTGGAGGGCGCACGCTCCGCCGTACCGGTCGGTGTCGCCTGCACCCTGGTCGGCACCATCATCGGCACCATGACGCTGACCGGCATCGCCGGGTCGTTCACCCAGGGGCTGGTGTCCATGTCGGGCGGTTCGCTGTTCCTGACCCTGGTGCTGACCATGATCGCCTCGCTGATTCTCGGCATGGGCATTCCCACCATTCCCACCTACATCATCACCTCGTCCCTGGTGGCGCCCATGCTGTTCAAGATGGGCGTGCCGCTGGTGGTCTCGCATATGTACGTGTTCTATTTCGGCATCCTGGCCGATCTGACCCCGCCGGTGGGGCTGGCGGCCTTCGCCGCCGCCTCCATCGCCCGCGCCCAGTTCTTCACCACCGGCTGGTGGGCGGTGCGGGTCGCCATGGCCGGCTTCGTGGTGCCGTTCATGGCGGTCTACGATCCCTCGCTGATGATGGTGAGCGGCTCGCTGTTCGATACCGCCTATGTGGTGATCAAGGCGATGCTGGCCATCGGCCTGTGGGGGGCGGCGACCATCGGCTTCCTGTGGGCGCCCATGCCCCTGTGGGAGCGTGGCGTCGCCGTTGCGGCGGCCTTCCTGCTGGTGGCGGCCGTTCCCTGGACCGATCAGGCGGGCTTCGCCCTGTCGGCGGTGTTCATCGCCTGGCACTGGATGCGGGCGCGGCGGGTGGCGTCCCTGGGCGCATGA
- a CDS encoding TAXI family TRAP transporter solute-binding subunit yields MKRVIVGAVLASFLTLPALAADQFLNILTGGTSGVYYPLGNALSSIFGKALPGARVTVQATKASVENLNLLQAGRGELAFTLGDSLTQAWEGVEEAGYKAPLRKLRTMAAIYPNYIQIVATADSGIKTLADLKGKRVSVGAPKSGTELNARAIFKAAGLSYSDMKVQYLPFGESVELMKNKQLDATLQSAGLGVSSLRDLATGDDIVIVAISPEVIAKTGDSAYIASVVPANTYRGQTTDVPTAAVRNFLVTHEGVPAEVVYSMTKAMFTNMPDLLAAHSAAREIQPENAAKSPIPLHPGAEKYYREAGLLK; encoded by the coding sequence ATGAAGAGGGTCATCGTGGGGGCCGTGCTGGCCTCGTTCCTGACGTTGCCGGCCTTGGCCGCCGACCAGTTCCTCAACATTCTCACCGGTGGCACCAGCGGCGTCTACTACCCGCTGGGTAATGCCCTTTCATCCATCTTCGGCAAGGCCCTGCCCGGAGCGCGGGTCACCGTCCAGGCCACCAAGGCCTCGGTGGAGAACCTCAATCTGCTGCAGGCGGGGCGCGGCGAACTGGCCTTCACCCTGGGCGATTCTCTGACCCAGGCCTGGGAGGGCGTGGAAGAGGCCGGCTACAAGGCGCCGCTCAGGAAGCTGCGCACCATGGCCGCCATCTATCCCAACTACATCCAGATCGTCGCCACGGCGGACTCGGGCATCAAGACCCTGGCCGACCTCAAGGGCAAGCGGGTATCGGTGGGAGCGCCCAAGTCGGGGACCGAGCTTAACGCGCGGGCCATCTTCAAGGCGGCGGGCCTCAGCTATTCCGACATGAAGGTGCAGTACCTGCCGTTCGGGGAATCGGTGGAGCTGATGAAGAACAAGCAACTGGACGCCACCTTGCAATCGGCCGGGCTGGGCGTCTCGTCGCTGCGCGACCTCGCCACCGGCGACGACATCGTCATCGTGGCCATTTCGCCCGAGGTAATCGCCAAGACCGGTGATTCGGCCTACATCGCCTCGGTGGTGCCGGCCAACACCTATCGCGGCCAGACCACCGATGTGCCCACCGCGGCGGTGCGCAATTTCCTGGTCACCCACGAAGGCGTTCCGGCCGAGGTGGTCTACAGCATGACCAAGGCCATGTTCACCAACATGCCCGACCTGCTGGCCGCTCACTCGGCGGCACGCGAGATTCAACCGGAGAACGCGGCCAAGTCGCCGATCCCGCTGCATCCGGGGGCCGAGAAGTATTATCGCGAGGCGGGGCTGTTGAAGTAA
- a CDS encoding ChaN family lipoprotein, translating to MTRTLVRFAAVVLFWAAPALAEPPPSPILAGGHPLAGKVWAPASGKWLNPQGVVDAALGAGIVLLGETHDNADHHALQAWVVRELAAAGRRPLVALEMVDTDRQSVLDRNIGDTATLGAALDWEKRGWPDWALYRPIVEATLAARGEIKAANLPQDLTRRIARGEQGPEVDGRFGLDQPLPPAEEKALSADIREGHCNLLPDKAVPPMVRVQRARDAIMAEVLADQVSRPEAGPAVLIAGAGHVRADRGVPVRLGAMVPGIAMLTIGFVEVEKGKTDPAAYGEAFGAKALPFDVVWFTGRASREDQCAMMEKHMRKKEETGK from the coding sequence ATGACCCGAACGCTCGTTCGATTCGCCGCCGTCGTCCTGTTCTGGGCGGCGCCGGCCCTGGCCGAGCCGCCGCCGTCGCCCATCCTGGCCGGCGGCCACCCCCTGGCCGGCAAGGTCTGGGCACCGGCTTCCGGCAAATGGCTGAACCCACAGGGCGTGGTGGACGCGGCCCTGGGCGCCGGCATCGTCCTGCTGGGCGAGACCCACGACAACGCCGACCACCACGCCCTGCAGGCCTGGGTGGTGCGGGAACTGGCCGCCGCCGGCCGCCGGCCGCTGGTGGCCTTGGAGATGGTGGATACCGACCGTCAGTCGGTACTCGACCGGAACATCGGCGACACCGCCACCCTCGGCGCGGCCCTGGATTGGGAAAAGCGCGGCTGGCCCGACTGGGCGCTCTATCGCCCCATCGTCGAGGCGACCCTGGCGGCCAGGGGCGAAATCAAGGCCGCCAACCTGCCCCAGGACCTGACCCGGCGCATCGCCAGGGGCGAACAGGGGCCGGAGGTGGACGGCCGCTTCGGCCTGGACCAGCCCCTGCCCCCGGCCGAGGAGAAAGCCCTGTCCGCCGACATCCGCGAGGGTCATTGCAATCTGTTGCCCGACAAGGCGGTGCCGCCCATGGTCCGCGTCCAGCGGGCCCGCGACGCCATCATGGCCGAAGTGCTGGCCGATCAGGTCTCGCGGCCCGAGGCCGGGCCGGCGGTGCTGATCGCCGGAGCCGGTCATGTCCGCGCCGACCGGGGCGTTCCCGTCCGCCTGGGGGCCATGGTCCCCGGCATCGCCATGCTGACCATCGGCTTCGTCGAGGTGGAAAAGGGCAAGACCGACCCCGCCGCCTATGGCGAAGCATTCGGCGCCAAAGCGCTGCCCTTCGATGTGGTCTGGTTCACCGGCCGCGCCAGCCGCGAGGACCAGTGCGCCATGATGGAAAAGCACATGCGGAAAAAGGAGGAAACGGGGAAGTAG
- a CDS encoding ATP-binding protein, whose product MSPESAATRDVSGSRRTPGELRRRLRLLMLVIAVVLLGGGGGVLMELRKAAFERAEAATAGAAHLLDDTMTRTLTTTDAMVSRMVQVTQDHLTGRIGRGELVRELTSLEGGLAQRGTMLVMDAKGDVIAASRPPLGGSAVNYAHRDYFAAHRDGAERIIGPMVMGAYSQVPVFTVSRRINALNGGFAGVVAVGVKTHFFTDFYNTLGLGPGAYIGSNTGGRVLLRQPNPENYVGRATPDNPIFTAAAAQPVGTLRLNSPIDGVERVVSYRKLTPFNVMVSAGMAVEDILAPWRHTALILAAGLAVVMAGLGGMAATTFRAITREERSMASLEETVRARTAEAELRAAEARLANESKTRFLAAASHDLRQPLQAAGMFAEVLAGQLEDDPRKLKVVDRLRQSIEATNSLLATLLDVSALEAGKIKPNVSTFRLMPLLAGLVDQIEPEASAKGLAIGAVPTSLVVSSDPVLLERLLRNLLVNAVRYTQEGRVLVGCRRRGDQVAIQVLDTGIGIPADKVGTVFDDFVRLDTPAERGGSRGLGLGLGVVRRMAALLGHALDLRSVPEKGSCFEVVVDRGVNPQAAAPRD is encoded by the coding sequence GTGAGCCCCGAGTCCGCCGCAACCAGGGATGTCTCCGGTTCTCGCCGCACTCCGGGGGAGTTGCGGCGCCGCTTGCGCCTGCTGATGCTGGTCATCGCCGTCGTGCTGCTGGGCGGCGGCGGCGGCGTGCTGATGGAATTGCGCAAGGCCGCCTTTGAAAGGGCGGAGGCCGCGACGGCCGGGGCGGCCCACCTTCTCGACGACACCATGACCCGTACCCTGACCACCACCGACGCCATGGTCTCGCGCATGGTGCAGGTGACCCAGGACCATCTGACCGGGCGGATCGGCCGGGGTGAACTGGTGCGGGAGCTGACCAGTCTCGAGGGCGGGCTGGCTCAGCGCGGCACCATGCTGGTGATGGATGCCAAGGGCGACGTCATCGCCGCCTCGCGGCCGCCCCTGGGCGGCTCCGCCGTCAATTATGCCCATCGCGACTATTTCGCCGCCCACCGCGATGGGGCCGAGCGCATCATCGGCCCCATGGTCATGGGGGCTTACTCCCAGGTCCCCGTCTTCACCGTCAGCCGAAGGATCAATGCCCTGAACGGCGGTTTCGCCGGCGTGGTGGCGGTGGGAGTCAAGACCCACTTCTTCACCGATTTCTACAACACCCTGGGCCTGGGGCCGGGAGCCTATATCGGCTCCAATACCGGCGGGCGGGTCCTGCTGCGCCAGCCCAACCCGGAAAACTACGTGGGACGCGCCACCCCCGACAATCCCATCTTCACGGCGGCGGCGGCCCAGCCGGTGGGGACCCTGCGTCTCAACTCCCCCATCGACGGCGTCGAGCGGGTGGTCTCCTATCGCAAGCTGACGCCGTTCAACGTCATGGTCAGCGCCGGCATGGCGGTGGAGGATATCCTCGCCCCCTGGCGCCATACCGCCCTGATCCTGGCCGCCGGTCTGGCGGTGGTGATGGCGGGGTTAGGCGGCATGGCCGCCACCACCTTCCGCGCCATCACCCGCGAGGAACGCTCCATGGCCTCGCTGGAGGAGACGGTGCGGGCCCGCACCGCCGAGGCGGAACTGCGTGCCGCCGAGGCCCGCCTCGCCAATGAGAGCAAGACCCGCTTCCTGGCCGCCGCCTCCCACGATCTGCGCCAGCCGCTGCAGGCGGCGGGAATGTTCGCCGAGGTGCTGGCCGGGCAGTTGGAGGACGATCCGCGCAAGCTCAAGGTGGTCGACCGCCTGCGCCAGAGCATCGAGGCCACCAATTCCCTGCTGGCCACCCTGCTGGACGTCTCGGCCCTGGAAGCCGGCAAGATCAAGCCCAATGTCAGCACCTTCCGCCTGATGCCGCTGCTGGCCGGGCTGGTGGACCAGATCGAGCCCGAGGCCAGCGCCAAGGGCCTGGCCATCGGGGCGGTCCCCACCTCGCTGGTGGTGAGCAGCGATCCGGTGTTGCTGGAACGCCTGCTGCGCAACCTGCTGGTCAACGCCGTCCGCTATACCCAGGAGGGGCGGGTGCTGGTCGGCTGCCGCCGGCGCGGCGACCAGGTGGCGATCCAGGTGCTCGATACCGGTATCGGCATCCCCGCCGACAAGGTGGGGACGGTGTTCGACGACTTCGTCCGCCTCGACACCCCGGCCGAGCGGGGCGGCAGTCGGGGCCTGGGCTTGGGGCTGGGGGTGGTGCGCCGTATGGCCGCCCTGCTGGGCCACGCCTTGGACCTGCGCTCGGTTCCGGAGAAGGGCTCGTGCTTCGAAGTGGTTGTCGATCGAGGGGTGAATCCGCAGGCCGCCGCGCCGAGGGACTGA
- a CDS encoding ABC-F family ATP-binding cassette domain-containing protein has translation MLHINDLTFRYGGRTIFEQATVHIAAGQRVGLVGRNGTGKTTLFKLILGELHADGGEINMRPRARLGRLAQEAPEGDISLIDCVLAADTERTALFEEAESCHDGHRIAEIHERLMAIDAHSAPSRAAAILSGLGFDAEAQLQPVSDFSGGWRMRVALAASLFASPDLLLLDEPTNHLDLEATLWLQSHLAAYPGTLVVISHDRELLNEVANRIIHLENGKLNAYGGNYDRFEATRRARMELQAKAFTKQQEQRKKIQSFIDRFKAKATKAAQAQSRVKMLERMEMVVPVVEDRAMSFDFPDPEPLSPPIIAIDHGVAGYGDKVVLRGLDIRIDMDSRIALLGANGNGKSTLAKILSGRMDLLSGQFRKPPKLKIGYFAQHQTEELRLDETPYEHMAMLMKGMTEAKVRAQLGRFGFEQDRANVKVSSLSGGEKSRLLFALMSREAPHLMILDEPTNHLDIDAREALVAALNAYDGAVILISHDPHLIELTADNLWLVGDGGVQPFDGDLAAYRKLLLDRAREDRRGAKPERTGDAAQRKADRKAAAGARAQLAPLRKAAQAAEKALETLHVEQKALAQKLADPKLYQGAPAKVTELRRQEADVARRVEEAELAWLAAQEELEAAQAEA, from the coding sequence ATGCTGCACATCAACGACCTTACCTTCCGCTACGGCGGCCGGACCATCTTCGAGCAGGCGACCGTCCACATCGCCGCCGGCCAGCGCGTCGGCCTGGTGGGGCGCAACGGCACCGGCAAGACCACGCTGTTCAAGCTGATCCTGGGCGAGCTTCACGCCGACGGGGGCGAGATCAACATGCGCCCGCGCGCCCGGCTCGGCCGCCTGGCTCAGGAGGCGCCCGAGGGCGATATCAGCCTGATCGACTGCGTGCTGGCCGCCGATACCGAGCGTACCGCCCTGTTCGAGGAGGCCGAGTCCTGCCACGACGGCCATCGCATCGCCGAGATTCACGAGCGCCTGATGGCCATCGACGCCCATTCGGCGCCGTCCAGGGCGGCCGCCATCCTGTCTGGCCTGGGCTTCGACGCCGAGGCGCAGTTGCAGCCGGTCTCCGATTTCTCGGGCGGCTGGCGCATGCGCGTCGCCCTGGCGGCCTCGCTGTTCGCCAGCCCCGATCTGCTGCTGCTGGACGAGCCCACCAATCACCTGGACCTGGAAGCGACCCTGTGGCTGCAAAGCCATCTGGCCGCCTATCCCGGCACCCTGGTGGTGATCAGCCACGACCGCGAACTGCTCAACGAGGTGGCCAACCGCATCATCCACCTGGAGAACGGCAAGCTGAACGCCTATGGCGGCAATTACGACCGCTTCGAGGCGACGCGGCGCGCCCGCATGGAACTGCAGGCCAAGGCCTTCACCAAGCAGCAGGAGCAGCGCAAGAAGATCCAGTCCTTCATCGACCGCTTCAAGGCCAAGGCCACCAAGGCGGCCCAGGCTCAAAGCCGGGTCAAGATGCTGGAACGCATGGAGATGGTGGTGCCGGTGGTCGAGGACAGGGCCATGTCCTTCGACTTCCCCGATCCCGAGCCCCTGAGCCCGCCGATCATTGCCATCGACCACGGCGTGGCCGGTTACGGCGACAAGGTGGTGCTGCGTGGCCTCGACATCCGTATCGACATGGACAGCCGCATCGCGTTGCTGGGCGCCAACGGCAACGGCAAATCCACTCTGGCCAAGATTCTGTCCGGCCGCATGGACCTGCTGAGCGGCCAGTTCCGCAAGCCGCCCAAGTTGAAGATCGGCTATTTCGCCCAGCACCAGACCGAGGAGCTGCGGCTGGACGAAACCCCCTACGAGCATATGGCCATGCTGATGAAAGGCATGACCGAGGCCAAGGTGCGCGCCCAATTGGGCCGCTTCGGCTTCGAGCAGGATCGCGCCAACGTCAAGGTCTCCAGCCTGTCGGGCGGCGAGAAGTCGCGGCTGCTGTTCGCCCTGATGAGCCGCGAGGCTCCCCACCTGATGATCCTGGACGAGCCCACCAACCATCTGGACATCGATGCCCGCGAGGCCCTGGTGGCGGCGCTCAACGCCTATGACGGCGCCGTGATCCTGATCAGCCACGACCCTCATCTGATCGAGCTGACCGCCGACAATCTGTGGCTGGTGGGCGACGGCGGAGTCCAGCCTTTCGATGGCGATCTGGCCGCCTATCGCAAGCTGCTGCTCGACCGCGCCCGCGAGGACCGTCGGGGCGCCAAGCCGGAGCGGACCGGCGATGCCGCCCAGCGCAAGGCCGACCGCAAGGCGGCGGCCGGCGCCCGCGCCCAACTGGCGCCGCTGCGCAAGGCGGCCCAGGCGGCGGAAAAAGCCCTGGAAACGCTGCATGTGGAGCAGAAAGCCCTGGCCCAGAAGCTGGCCGATCCCAAGCTCTACCAGGGCGCGCCCGCCAAGGTCACCGAGCTGCGCCGCCAGGAGGCCGATGTCGCCCGCCGGGTGGAGGAGGCGGAATTGGCCTGGCTGGCCGCCCAGGAGGAGTTGGAGGCAGCCCAGGCCGAGGCTTAG
- the ndk gene encoding nucleoside-diphosphate kinase, translating into MATERTLSIIKPDATRRNLTGKINARFEEAGLRIVAQKRVQLTKAQAGQFYSVHAERSFFGELVDFMISGPVVVQVLEGEGAVARNREIMGATNPANAAPGTIRADFAESVEANSVHGSDSAENAAIEIAYFFSGCEIVG; encoded by the coding sequence ATGGCTACCGAACGTACCCTGTCGATCATCAAGCCCGACGCCACCCGCCGCAACCTGACCGGCAAGATCAATGCCCGTTTCGAGGAAGCCGGTCTGCGCATCGTGGCGCAGAAGCGCGTCCAGCTGACCAAGGCTCAGGCCGGTCAGTTCTACTCGGTGCACGCCGAGCGCTCGTTCTTCGGCGAGCTGGTCGACTTCATGATTTCCGGCCCGGTGGTTGTCCAGGTCCTGGAAGGTGAAGGCGCCGTCGCCCGCAACCGCGAGATCATGGGCGCCACCAACCCGGCCAACGCCGCCCCCGGCACCATCCGCGCCGATTTCGCCGAATCGGTGGAAGCCAACTCGGTGCACGGGTCCGACTCGGCCGAGAACGCCGCCATCGAGATCGCCTACTTCTTCTCGGGCTGCGAGATCGTCGGCTGA
- a CDS encoding helix-turn-helix transcriptional regulator: MQATRQASRGRTPGGRPNPIDVHVGGRLRLRRTLLGLSQESLGEALGLTFQQIQKYERGANRIGASRLFDLARALEVPVEYFYDEMSPDVMAASPRHMASATEEPPPQRIDPMSKRETLDLVRTYYKIGDPNVRKRVYELARALAAHTGKRREE, translated from the coding sequence ATGCAAGCCACACGTCAAGCCAGCCGGGGACGGACGCCGGGTGGACGCCCCAACCCCATCGATGTGCATGTTGGCGGTCGGCTGCGGCTGCGCCGCACCCTGCTGGGCCTCAGCCAGGAATCCCTGGGCGAGGCCCTGGGGCTGACCTTTCAGCAGATCCAGAAATACGAGCGCGGCGCCAACCGCATCGGAGCCTCGCGCCTGTTCGATCTGGCCCGCGCCCTGGAAGTGCCGGTGGAATATTTCTACGACGAGATGTCGCCCGACGTCATGGCGGCCAGCCCCCGGCACATGGCGTCCGCCACCGAGGAGCCGCCGCCCCAGCGGATCGACCCCATGAGCAAGCGCGAAACCCTCGATCTGGTCCGCACGTACTACAAGATCGGCGATCCCAACGTGCGCAAGCGGGTCTACGAACTGGCCCGCGCCCTGGCGGCCCATACCGGGAAGCGGCGGGAGGAGTGA
- a CDS encoding EAL domain-containing protein encodes MSDDQAGGPALHPLLLRQLRKAGLTQSLPEEVERLVRLVDGAYREQDLERRRNTRATNLMAEEMTALAERIRVQAGQDPLTGAANRTLFLRRLGEAVEGLGEGGHLAVLLLDLDGFKLVNDSLGHGFGDRMLCEVCERLRNVAPADATLARHGGDEFTLLLPSVGRSSEAADVATRAIAALEQPFTIDGNEVLISASAGIALYPGDAPDMGALLVAADTAMYQAKDRGRGQYVFFSAAMNVRLHQRLLMKSRLSKALERGDFHLVYQPKTCMRTMGICGAEALLRWHDARLGDIPPGQFIPVLEEMGLIGEVGLWVVGQACRQMRNWRDQGLAPGRMAVNVSARQLRRPGLAGEVADIVRRAGISSADLEFEITESTIIQDTDLAIPLLNELRAMGIHIALDDFGTGFSSLGYLRRFPFDTIKIDKAFVDEIMVRPDDVAIIRAIIAMGHALDRRIVAEGVETAAQFKLLKELAVDEIQGYFVGRPMTADSLTLLLPRSS; translated from the coding sequence ATGAGTGACGATCAGGCCGGCGGCCCGGCCCTTCATCCACTGCTGCTGCGGCAGTTGCGCAAGGCCGGGCTGACCCAGTCCCTGCCCGAGGAGGTGGAGCGGTTGGTCCGGTTGGTGGACGGCGCCTATCGCGAACAGGATCTGGAGCGGCGGCGCAATACCCGGGCCACCAACCTGATGGCCGAGGAAATGACGGCGCTGGCCGAGCGGATTCGCGTACAGGCCGGGCAGGACCCCCTGACCGGGGCGGCCAACCGGACTCTGTTCCTGCGGCGCCTGGGCGAGGCGGTCGAGGGGCTGGGGGAAGGCGGCCACCTGGCGGTGCTGCTGCTTGACCTCGACGGCTTCAAGCTGGTCAATGATTCCCTGGGGCACGGTTTCGGCGACCGCATGCTGTGCGAGGTCTGCGAGCGTCTGCGGAACGTGGCCCCGGCCGATGCCACCCTGGCGCGGCACGGCGGTGACGAGTTCACCCTGCTGCTGCCATCGGTCGGGCGTTCGTCCGAGGCCGCCGACGTGGCCACCCGGGCCATCGCCGCGCTGGAGCAGCCCTTCACCATCGATGGCAACGAGGTGCTGATCTCCGCCTCGGCGGGCATTGCGCTGTATCCCGGTGATGCTCCCGACATGGGCGCCCTGCTGGTGGCCGCCGATACCGCCATGTATCAGGCCAAGGACCGGGGGCGCGGCCAGTACGTCTTCTTCTCGGCCGCCATGAACGTGCGCCTCCACCAGCGGTTGCTGATGAAGAGCCGCCTGTCCAAGGCTCTGGAACGCGGCGATTTTCACCTGGTCTACCAGCCTAAGACCTGCATGCGGACCATGGGCATCTGCGGCGCCGAGGCCTTGCTGCGCTGGCACGATGCCCGCCTGGGCGATATTCCTCCCGGCCAGTTCATTCCCGTGCTCGAGGAGATGGGGCTGATCGGTGAGGTGGGATTGTGGGTGGTGGGGCAGGCCTGCCGTCAGATGCGGAACTGGCGTGACCAGGGACTGGCCCCCGGCCGCATGGCGGTCAACGTCTCGGCCCGCCAGTTGCGCCGCCCCGGTCTGGCGGGGGAGGTGGCGGACATCGTCCGCCGGGCCGGCATCAGCTCCGCCGATCTGGAGTTCGAGATCACCGAAAGCACCATCATCCAGGATACCGATCTGGCGATCCCGCTGCTCAACGAGCTTCGGGCCATGGGCATCCATATCGCCCTGGATGATTTCGGCACCGGATTCTCGTCGCTGGGCTATTTGCGCCGCTTTCCCTTCGATACCATCAAGATCGACAAGGCCTTCGTCGACGAGATCATGGTCCGCCCGGACGACGTGGCCATCATCCGGGCGATCATCGCCATGGGGCACGCCCTGGATCGGCGGATCGTCGCCGAGGGGGTGGAAACCGCCGCCCAGTTCAAACTGCTGAAGGAACTGGCCGTGGACGAGATCCAGGGGTATTTCGTGGGGCGGCCCATGACCGCCGATTCCCTGACACTCCTGTTGCCCCGGTCTTCCTGA